One region of Paenibacillus polymyxa M1 genomic DNA includes:
- a CDS encoding aminopeptidase yields the protein MNPFESLLEQYAELVVRVGVNIQPGQAMLVTAPLETVEFTRLIVSKAYEAGAKYVQVEFEDDSITRSRFEHGDEASFDYYPAWKAEMMEKFAEEGGATLTIKVPNPDLYQGIDPQKVSRATKAAATAREGFSKYTRNHKISWCLIKAPTKAWADKVFADVAEEDRIRVMWDTIFQMNRVDGSDPIQNWQNHLKNLEQVQDKLNHKKYKSLHYRAPGTDLRIELADGHIWRSGGGENGRGDYFVANMPTEEVFTMPKRTGVDGHITSTMPLNLNGQLVDRITFTFKDGKVTEYTAESGEQHLTHLLATDEGASYLGEVALVPHDSPISNLNRIFYNTGIDENASCHLALGSAYPFNIENGTQMNREELLQNGANVSLTHVDFMIGSAELDIDGELQDGSKEAVFRKGNWAI from the coding sequence ATGAATCCATTTGAATCATTGTTGGAGCAATATGCAGAACTGGTCGTAAGAGTAGGAGTCAACATTCAGCCTGGACAGGCGATGTTGGTAACTGCACCACTGGAAACTGTCGAGTTTACACGCCTGATTGTCAGCAAAGCCTATGAAGCAGGCGCTAAATATGTACAGGTAGAGTTTGAGGACGATTCCATTACACGCAGTCGTTTTGAGCATGGCGACGAAGCCAGCTTTGATTACTACCCTGCTTGGAAGGCAGAAATGATGGAGAAATTCGCCGAAGAGGGTGGAGCCACATTAACGATTAAAGTGCCGAACCCGGATTTATATCAAGGTATTGATCCGCAAAAAGTTTCTCGTGCGACAAAAGCGGCAGCTACGGCGAGAGAAGGCTTTTCCAAATATACCCGCAATCACAAAATTAGCTGGTGTTTGATTAAAGCTCCGACGAAAGCCTGGGCCGATAAAGTGTTTGCGGATGTAGCAGAAGAAGACCGCATTCGTGTTATGTGGGATACGATTTTCCAAATGAATCGTGTAGACGGCTCTGATCCCATTCAGAATTGGCAAAATCATTTGAAAAATCTTGAACAGGTACAAGATAAGCTGAATCATAAAAAATATAAAAGCCTGCACTATCGTGCGCCCGGAACAGATTTGAGAATTGAGTTGGCTGACGGACATATTTGGCGCAGTGGTGGTGGTGAAAACGGGCGCGGAGATTATTTTGTCGCGAATATGCCGACAGAAGAAGTATTCACGATGCCTAAGCGTACTGGTGTCGATGGTCACATTACAAGTACCATGCCGCTTAATTTAAATGGACAGCTGGTAGATCGCATTACATTTACCTTTAAAGACGGTAAAGTCACCGAATATACAGCAGAATCCGGTGAGCAGCATCTCACTCATTTGCTCGCTACAGATGAAGGAGCCAGCTACCTGGGGGAAGTTGCCTTGGTGCCGCATGATTCACCGATTTCTAATCTCAACCGCATCTTTTATAATACAGGTATCGACGAAAATGCTTCCTGCCACCTGGCTTTAGGCAGTGCGTATCCATTTAACATCGAAAATGGGACACAAATGAACCGGGAGGAACTACTCCAGAACGGTGCCAATGTCAGCCTGACTCATGTTGACTTCATGATCGGCTCAGCTGAGCTGGATATTGATGGTGAACTGCAAGACGGAAGCAAAGAGGCTGTGTTCCGCAAAGGAAATTGGGCTATTTAG
- a CDS encoding DUF4309 domain-containing protein — MKPTHQSRNRKKLACKLVTTSALLAIGFAVMTGCGNSGEANSTAPSTTKSATPSASNSTDQNTDIHTNEQDTHTNKTSTDLSKPSVDAGSSKGSSKNTGKEFDQGSTSTQHKPASSTASPDSKYSSAAAILSAAKQGTLPNLPKGLGLGTSSDLLFELWGKSDSGSTGPMRSYAKYHTDLVLDGNDKVTEITSSDSKYKKLLIKQVIDELGQPTETVDTSRDISGTAEANYKINNTSGLSYYLVFSYQTKTQKVSYVRLYFNSMTP, encoded by the coding sequence ATGAAACCTACACATCAATCTCGTAATCGTAAAAAGTTAGCTTGCAAGCTGGTCACCACCAGCGCTTTATTGGCTATAGGTTTTGCTGTAATGACAGGATGCGGCAATAGCGGAGAAGCAAACTCAACTGCTCCCTCTACAACGAAATCAGCCACACCATCTGCCAGTAATTCAACAGATCAGAACACAGACATCCATACCAACGAGCAAGATACTCACACTAACAAGACGAGTACAGATCTCAGCAAGCCTAGTGTGGATGCGGGAAGTTCCAAGGGAAGTTCCAAAAATACTGGAAAAGAGTTTGATCAAGGTTCAACCTCGACACAGCATAAACCTGCTAGTAGTACAGCCTCACCTGACAGTAAATACAGCTCTGCAGCTGCTATATTGAGTGCAGCCAAGCAGGGGACGTTACCCAATCTGCCTAAAGGTCTTGGTTTGGGAACTAGCAGCGATCTTTTGTTTGAGCTTTGGGGGAAATCCGATTCTGGTTCTACAGGCCCTATGAGAAGTTACGCTAAATATCATACAGATCTCGTACTGGATGGAAATGATAAAGTTACAGAAATTACTTCTTCCGATTCAAAATATAAGAAGTTGCTTATCAAACAAGTTATTGACGAACTGGGCCAGCCCACAGAAACAGTTGACACCTCTAGAGACATATCCGGCACAGCAGAAGCTAATTATAAAATCAACAACACATCAGGTCTTAGTTATTATTTAGTATTTTCCTATCAAACCAAAACGCAAAAGGTCAGTTATGTTCGATTATATTTTAACTCGATGACGCCATAA
- a CDS encoding HXXEE domain-containing protein, whose product MEFLRKYWQDAGAIIGVAVCIVLFLNPAMFSDISGILWLSFVNILFHQFEEYRWPGYFAGLFNNILFKSEAPDHYPLNPNSAMIINVAIAYVFYLLPVWFPHVIWLGLAPVLMGFFQVVWHGIVVNLKAKTVYNPGLCTALLLHVPIGIWYIHEIVKRDIPTAIDWIAGTIYFVFAVYIFIIKGNIWLKKSDSPYAFSKQQLGIYDRR is encoded by the coding sequence ATGGAATTTTTGAGAAAATATTGGCAAGATGCAGGAGCCATCATTGGAGTGGCTGTATGTATTGTTTTGTTTTTGAATCCCGCCATGTTTTCTGATATATCAGGAATATTATGGTTGAGCTTTGTGAATATATTGTTTCACCAATTTGAGGAATACCGCTGGCCTGGATATTTTGCGGGTTTATTTAACAATATTTTGTTTAAAAGTGAAGCCCCAGATCATTACCCCTTGAACCCTAATTCAGCGATGATCATTAATGTGGCAATTGCCTATGTATTTTATCTGCTCCCCGTATGGTTCCCCCACGTAATCTGGCTCGGACTCGCACCAGTTTTGATGGGATTCTTCCAGGTCGTCTGGCACGGTATTGTTGTCAATCTCAAAGCAAAAACTGTATATAACCCTGGTTTGTGTACGGCACTTCTCCTGCATGTCCCTATAGGAATCTGGTATATTCATGAAATCGTAAAGAGAGACATCCCAACGGCAATAGACTGGATTGCAGGCACAATCTACTTTGTTTTTGCTGTATACATCTTCATTATCAAAGGGAATATATGGTTGAAGAAGAGTGACTCCCCTTACGCCTTTTCTAAACAACAGCTAGGAATTTATGATCGCAGGTAG
- a CDS encoding TetR/AcrR family transcriptional regulator: MAKATSTSINRQKEIISAAIEVFAEMGYYRATTAKVAERANISQPYVFRFFATKEALLIEALKVSFARIIDSFHRVIQSASSEQLEQELIAAYSQIMTEYRNEILLQMQAQTIREDVVVTVMQQGLREIHTTVYDAFCQAGIEQALERTMLFLARGMLCNISMSLDLPELMKTDD; encoded by the coding sequence ATGGCTAAAGCAACATCAACATCAATAAATCGCCAAAAGGAAATCATATCTGCTGCTATTGAAGTCTTTGCGGAGATGGGCTACTATCGAGCTACAACGGCCAAAGTTGCGGAACGGGCTAATATTTCTCAGCCCTATGTTTTTCGCTTTTTCGCTACTAAAGAAGCCTTGCTTATTGAAGCCCTAAAGGTATCATTTGCACGTATCATAGACTCTTTTCACCGGGTCATTCAATCCGCTTCGTCGGAACAGTTAGAGCAAGAACTGATTGCAGCCTATTCGCAGATTATGACGGAATATCGAAATGAAATACTTTTGCAAATGCAGGCACAGACAATCCGTGAGGATGTGGTTGTAACCGTGATGCAGCAGGGGTTACGTGAGATCCATACGACAGTTTATGACGCTTTCTGCCAGGCTGGTATTGAACAAGCCTTGGAAAGAACAATGCTTTTTCTCGCCAGAGGAATGCTATGTAATATTTCGATGTCGCTGGATCTGCCAGAACTGATGAAAACAGACGATTAA
- a CDS encoding GNAT family N-acetyltransferase, with protein sequence MSEIYRLARQEDAERLQYVTYEAYETIRQLELKWPAAQADVALIQENIKNNDCYVLEVDGVIQATVSHLKNRALNFITDLPFVMWFAVDPAAQGKGYGKKLLNWVEQTVIRDKVGAPAVTLATAEKHPYLLSMYERWGYERIHAFDHRTGDGTMHLLRKVVNPELFSTYIHEKNEAETAHRN encoded by the coding sequence ATGAGCGAGATCTATCGTCTGGCACGACAAGAGGACGCAGAAAGATTGCAGTATGTAACGTATGAGGCATATGAAACAATTCGGCAGTTAGAGCTTAAATGGCCTGCCGCTCAGGCAGACGTTGCTCTCATTCAAGAGAACATTAAAAATAATGATTGCTATGTGCTGGAAGTCGATGGTGTCATCCAGGCTACCGTTAGTCATCTAAAAAATAGAGCCCTTAATTTTATAACTGATCTTCCGTTTGTGATGTGGTTTGCCGTAGATCCGGCTGCCCAGGGCAAAGGATATGGTAAAAAACTGCTGAACTGGGTAGAACAAACGGTTATTCGTGATAAAGTCGGAGCTCCTGCAGTGACATTAGCGACTGCGGAAAAACATCCTTATTTATTATCCATGTATGAGCGTTGGGGATATGAACGTATTCATGCTTTTGACCATCGAACAGGGGACGGGACGATGCATTTACTGCGTAAAGTAGTGAATCCTGAATTATTCTCCACCTACATCCATGAAAAGAATGAAGCCGAGACTGCTCATCGAAATTAG
- a CDS encoding ferritin — MNDNLAQALNEQMNFEFYSAHVYLAMAAYCSSESLDGFANFFLVQAEEERFHAMKLYRYINDRRGRATLAALPEPKNSYDSMLDVFEHGYKHEQQNTQKFYHLADLALDAREHATIHFLKWFIDEQVEEEALFDSVIQKLKRIERDSNAFYMLDSEFAKRSFVAPAE, encoded by the coding sequence ATGAATGACAATTTGGCACAGGCTCTGAATGAGCAAATGAACTTTGAGTTTTACTCTGCTCACGTATATCTGGCGATGGCTGCTTATTGCTCCAGTGAAAGTCTGGATGGGTTTGCAAACTTCTTCCTGGTACAAGCGGAGGAGGAACGGTTTCATGCCATGAAACTGTATAGATACATTAATGACCGTCGAGGACGCGCCACATTGGCAGCATTACCGGAGCCCAAAAATAGCTATGATTCCATGCTGGATGTATTTGAACATGGCTACAAGCATGAGCAGCAAAACACACAAAAATTTTATCACTTGGCTGACTTGGCCCTCGATGCACGTGAGCATGCGACGATCCATTTCCTGAAATGGTTTATTGATGAGCAAGTCGAAGAGGAAGCTCTGTTCGATAGTGTTATCCAGAAGCTTAAGCGTATTGAAAGAGACAGCAATGCCTTTTATATGCTGGACAGCGAATTTGCCAAACGAAGCTTCGTTGCCCCTGCGGAATAA
- a CDS encoding sulfurtransferase TusA family protein encodes MSLTSHIEADQILDCKGLACPMPIVKTKKAMDELLAGQIMEVQVTDKGSLADFQSWAQGTGHQYLGTFQEGVVMRHYLRKANPTDVKEEQAFPSTISHKELQAKWFAKENFILLDVREPAEFALQHIPESKHIPLGELENRLAELNLEDEIAVICQAGARSERACRLLADKGAKNVKSVLSGMSGWAGEIIGYDSI; translated from the coding sequence ATGTCATTAACTAGTCATATCGAAGCAGATCAGATTCTTGATTGCAAAGGGCTTGCTTGTCCTATGCCAATTGTAAAAACAAAAAAAGCTATGGATGAGCTTCTTGCCGGGCAGATTATGGAGGTTCAAGTGACTGACAAAGGTTCGTTAGCAGATTTTCAGAGCTGGGCCCAAGGCACCGGACATCAGTATTTGGGCACTTTTCAAGAAGGAGTTGTCATGCGACATTATCTACGCAAAGCAAATCCGACTGATGTGAAGGAGGAGCAAGCATTCCCTTCCACGATAAGTCATAAAGAGCTGCAAGCAAAATGGTTTGCAAAGGAGAACTTCATTTTGCTGGATGTTCGTGAACCCGCCGAATTTGCTCTTCAACACATCCCAGAATCTAAGCACATCCCCCTCGGAGAACTGGAGAACAGACTCGCTGAGCTAAATCTGGAAGATGAAATCGCAGTGATCTGCCAAGCTGGAGCACGCAGTGAAAGGGCTTGCCGGTTATTGGCAGACAAAGGCGCTAAAAACGTCAAATCTGTGCTTTCAGGCATGTCCGGCTGGGCAGGAGAAATAATAGGGTACGATTCTATATGA
- a CDS encoding acyl-CoA synthetase, protein MTDQQQWLAPEYYNMTSEMEHHEAGKTALKWLSETGEYEEITYGELLKKANRLAGGLASLGFNKGDRVLVVVPRRIIAYVIYLACLKLGLAVIPSSEMLRAKDIAYRLRHSEARAVIAWTDVTSEVDKISDDLPALDYRIVVPGDRTVGAQGWLVLDELMEGQEDIFEAVKTHRDDMAILAYTSGTTGNPKGVVHSHGWGYAHLRITSPWLDIRASDIVWATAAPGWQKWIWSPFLSVLGNGATGFVYNGPFRPGRYLQLLQQYGVQVLCCTPTEYRIMAKTAGLDQYDLSRLRSAVSAGEPLNQEVINKFQEQFNITIRDGYGQTESTLIIGNLRDVPLRTGSMGKSIAPGLVEVVDEDGIPLAPGQVGDIAVRADLPALFHTYYHDPERKLASVHGDYFVTGDRARKDEDGYFWFEGRGDDIIISSGYTIGPFEVEEALMKHDSVQECAAVASPDEVRGHVVKAYIVLKAGIEGSPELVKELQHHVKTWTAPYKYPRKIEFIEELPKTSSGKIRRVELRELEKQSVL, encoded by the coding sequence TTGACTGATCAGCAACAATGGCTTGCGCCTGAATATTACAATATGACTTCGGAAATGGAACACCATGAGGCTGGTAAGACAGCACTCAAGTGGTTAAGTGAGACAGGAGAATACGAAGAAATCACATACGGAGAGCTGTTGAAAAAAGCAAACCGGCTGGCTGGAGGACTTGCAAGTCTGGGATTTAACAAAGGGGACAGAGTTCTGGTCGTAGTACCACGGCGTATTATTGCATATGTCATTTACCTGGCATGCTTGAAGCTGGGGCTTGCTGTCATTCCATCTTCAGAAATGCTGCGGGCCAAGGATATTGCATATCGGCTTCGCCATTCGGAAGCGCGCGCAGTCATTGCCTGGACCGACGTAACAAGTGAAGTAGACAAAATCAGCGATGATTTGCCTGCTTTGGATTATCGCATTGTAGTCCCTGGGGACCGCACAGTAGGTGCGCAAGGCTGGCTCGTGCTGGATGAGCTGATGGAGGGACAGGAAGATATTTTTGAAGCTGTGAAGACACACCGTGATGACATGGCCATTCTGGCCTATACTTCGGGCACCACAGGCAATCCTAAAGGTGTTGTACACAGCCATGGCTGGGGATATGCCCATCTGCGGATAACATCACCATGGTTGGATATTCGAGCTTCAGACATCGTATGGGCTACTGCCGCACCTGGCTGGCAAAAATGGATTTGGAGTCCGTTTTTATCAGTACTGGGAAATGGAGCGACCGGATTCGTATATAATGGTCCGTTTCGTCCGGGGCGCTATTTGCAGTTGCTGCAGCAATATGGAGTTCAAGTGTTGTGCTGTACACCGACGGAATATCGGATTATGGCAAAAACGGCTGGTTTGGATCAATATGATCTATCCCGATTGCGAAGTGCTGTTTCTGCGGGAGAACCGCTCAATCAGGAGGTTATTAACAAGTTTCAGGAGCAATTCAACATTACGATTCGCGACGGTTACGGTCAAACAGAAAGTACATTAATTATTGGTAATCTAAGAGACGTACCTCTGCGCACAGGTTCGATGGGCAAATCCATTGCACCGGGACTTGTTGAGGTCGTAGACGAGGATGGTATTCCGCTGGCTCCAGGGCAAGTGGGCGATATTGCAGTGCGTGCTGATCTGCCGGCATTGTTTCATACGTACTATCATGATCCAGAGCGCAAATTAGCGAGTGTACATGGAGATTATTTTGTAACGGGCGACCGGGCTCGAAAGGATGAGGATGGATATTTCTGGTTTGAAGGACGCGGTGATGATATCATTATCAGTTCTGGCTATACCATTGGTCCTTTTGAAGTAGAAGAAGCGTTGATGAAGCATGATTCTGTGCAGGAATGTGCAGCGGTAGCCAGCCCGGATGAAGTCCGTGGACATGTCGTAAAAGCCTACATTGTACTCAAAGCCGGAATAGAAGGATCACCAGAGCTAGTGAAGGAACTGCAACATCATGTGAAAACATGGACGGCACCATACAAATATCCACGAAAAATAGAGTTTATTGAAGAACTTCCTAAAACCAGCTCAGGCAAAATACGAAGAGTGGAGCTGCGTGAACTGGAGAAACAATCCGTACTGTAG
- a CDS encoding TetR/AcrR family transcriptional regulator produces the protein MSHPDKKQQTKEKILQSTLEFIQKEGFEAVTIRKIADLSSTNISLVNYYFGSKENLLSEAIEVILNSFQHTFSVLDNTAMPPRDRLKQFLLNYLQVIRQYPELLSRIIVMGSTPFTSQQEYGRFLNMMGFPKVQNTIKELTGEQQPERLLAMMLQIFGAIFLPALMSPILESGAVVEMPTIEEQLNLLFERYFDQK, from the coding sequence ATGAGTCATCCAGACAAAAAACAACAGACCAAAGAAAAAATTCTACAGTCTACGCTGGAATTTATTCAAAAGGAAGGTTTCGAGGCGGTTACAATCAGAAAAATTGCTGATCTGTCTAGCACTAATATTTCTTTGGTTAATTATTATTTTGGCTCCAAGGAAAATTTGCTCAGTGAAGCTATTGAAGTGATCCTAAACAGCTTTCAGCACACATTTTCTGTTTTGGACAATACAGCGATGCCCCCGCGAGATAGACTGAAACAATTTTTACTTAACTATTTACAGGTCATTCGCCAATATCCAGAACTTCTGTCACGAATTATTGTGATGGGCAGCACACCCTTTACATCTCAACAGGAATACGGAAGATTTTTAAACATGATGGGGTTTCCAAAGGTCCAGAACACGATCAAGGAGCTGACAGGTGAGCAACAGCCGGAGCGGTTGTTAGCAATGATGCTGCAAATATTCGGAGCTATTTTTCTGCCTGCACTGATGAGTCCGATTCTTGAGTCTGGAGCAGTTGTGGAAATGCCCACAATAGAGGAACAATTAAACCTGCTATTTGAAAGATATTTCGATCAAAAATAA
- a CDS encoding DsrE/DsrF/DrsH-like family protein → MSTAKTTIILFSGELDKALAAFIIANGAAAYDHEVTIFFTFWGLNILRKDELMRTHKGMLEKAFGWIMPRGPKKLALSKMNFVGLGPQMIKHVMKKHNALSLPELIELAQEQGIKLVACTMTMDLLGLQQEELIDGVEYAGVAAYLGDASQGQVNLFI, encoded by the coding sequence ATGAGTACAGCCAAAACAACGATTATTTTATTCAGCGGTGAGCTGGATAAAGCGCTTGCTGCATTCATTATTGCGAATGGAGCGGCAGCATATGATCATGAAGTAACTATTTTCTTTACATTTTGGGGACTAAATATATTGCGTAAGGATGAGCTCATGCGCACCCATAAGGGAATGCTCGAAAAAGCCTTTGGCTGGATCATGCCTCGTGGACCGAAAAAGTTAGCACTCTCCAAAATGAATTTCGTCGGACTGGGACCACAGATGATCAAGCATGTCATGAAAAAGCATAATGCGCTCTCTCTTCCAGAGCTTATAGAGTTAGCACAAGAGCAGGGGATCAAGCTCGTCGCTTGCACCATGACCATGGATTTGTTAGGACTTCAACAAGAAGAGCTAATAGATGGTGTGGAATATGCTGGAGTAGCTGCTTACTTGGGAGATGCATCGCAAGGACAGGTGAATCTATTTATTTAG
- a CDS encoding DNA alkylation repair protein — protein MAEPLKDMYTEEFLRLFGERVQAAYSPFDIEGFIHQVMDQKWDELELKERIRRISLTLGAFLPSSYEEALFILFAIDEYCSGFPYLFFPDFVEVYGQGEEHWDLSMNALERFTSKSSAEFAVRPFLLREPERMMRQMTTWAAHPSEHVRRLASEGCRPRLPWGQALPVFKRDPAPVLAVLELLKADPSLYVRKSVANNLNDIAKDHPDIVIATAQRWKGAHPDTDWIVRHGCRSLIRKSIPEVMAMFGYADDTDGVPLVAAASLTTDPIVLKIGDHCELSYVLQLREGESVRVRIEYGIDFVKARGQVSRKLFLLSDKTVSGGTRLTGTRTHRFADLTTRRHYAGAHRIVLLVNGQEVASTVIDIEM, from the coding sequence ATGGCTGAGCCCTTAAAAGATATGTACACGGAGGAATTCCTTCGTCTATTCGGTGAAAGAGTACAGGCTGCATACAGTCCATTCGACATTGAAGGATTTATCCATCAAGTTATGGACCAAAAATGGGATGAGCTGGAGCTAAAAGAACGAATACGGCGTATTTCGTTAACATTAGGAGCGTTTTTGCCTAGTAGTTATGAAGAAGCTCTTTTTATTTTATTTGCCATAGATGAGTACTGTAGCGGGTTTCCGTACTTGTTTTTCCCCGATTTCGTAGAGGTATATGGGCAGGGAGAAGAGCATTGGGACCTGTCCATGAATGCACTGGAGCGATTTACATCAAAATCCTCTGCGGAGTTCGCTGTGAGGCCCTTCCTTCTGCGTGAACCAGAACGGATGATGCGGCAGATGACGACCTGGGCGGCACACCCCAGTGAACACGTCCGCCGTCTTGCCAGCGAAGGATGTCGTCCACGGCTGCCCTGGGGACAGGCGCTGCCTGTCTTCAAACGTGACCCTGCTCCGGTATTGGCCGTATTGGAACTACTGAAGGCCGATCCATCATTATATGTACGTAAAAGTGTAGCCAACAACCTGAACGATATTGCCAAGGACCATCCCGATATCGTCATCGCAACGGCTCAACGGTGGAAGGGGGCACATCCTGACACCGACTGGATTGTGCGCCATGGCTGTCGATCCCTGATTCGCAAATCCATCCCTGAAGTGATGGCCATGTTCGGCTATGCGGATGATACGGATGGGGTGCCGCTAGTTGCAGCTGCCTCTCTCACCACAGATCCTATCGTGTTAAAGATCGGTGATCACTGTGAGTTAAGCTATGTGCTTCAGCTTCGAGAAGGTGAATCCGTACGAGTCCGCATCGAGTATGGCATCGACTTTGTTAAGGCGAGAGGACAGGTCTCACGTAAACTGTTTTTGCTTTCTGACAAAACCGTCTCTGGAGGAACCCGTTTAACGGGTACACGAACACACCGGTTTGCAGACCTGACAACTCGTCGCCATTATGCGGGAGCGCACCGAATTGTCCTGCTCGTAAACGGGCAGGAAGTGGCTTCTACAGTGATAGACATTGAGATGTAG
- a CDS encoding alpha/beta hydrolase family protein produces the protein MSNSQAGTTKRRIIAEDLYRFHWVSDPAVHPTSGEIAYVEQCINKEQTDYNSAIWLLPFEGEAPIPFTYGPKDETPVWSPDGSQLAFLRSTDGKRQVWIIPARGGEARQLTHVENNVRSLSWSPDGAYISFVAKTAENQSSSTCDVGEQETHLEGRVVNRTKAKSDGYGLWDDTRDHLYVTDVTSGHTVQLTSGAYDVAEPVWSPNGQLILFIARIAEHSKEDTDLRKQNDLFTIAPASSNGNAAAPFKLTHSELQIESAAFSPDGTMIAFYGHDRHAKGATQTRLYTVPSSGGKAVCVSETLDAHLGNAGMSDMRSHLHVGPPRFSADGQSLYTLVTIEGNVHVYQFALDGTFKILTQGEREIYQFELTSDEQHIIAASTDVALPGDLFRIAIHSGNEERLTRVNDSLLDEIEISVPESFWTEVEDGRRVQGWVMKPAGFKEGGSYPAILEIHGGPHAMYSNSFFHEFQLLAAQGYAVIYTNPGGSRGYGQSFTNVVLGDYGGRDYTDLLSAVDEAIRQFPFIDPERLGVTGGSYGGFMTNWIVGHTDRFRAAVTQRSISNWLSMYGVSDIGYSFTEDEVGGNPWDDFELLWRQSPLAYVQQINTPLLILHGEQDLRCPIEQGEQLFTALRRLGKPTQFVRFPASSHELSRKGHPQLRVERLQRITDWFVQHKI, from the coding sequence TTGAGCAACTCGCAAGCTGGCACGACCAAACGCCGTATAATAGCTGAGGATTTATATCGATTTCACTGGGTTAGTGATCCGGCTGTTCATCCCACGAGTGGCGAAATCGCTTACGTAGAGCAGTGTATTAATAAAGAACAGACAGACTATAACTCGGCAATTTGGCTGTTGCCGTTTGAAGGTGAAGCTCCGATACCCTTTACATACGGGCCGAAAGATGAAACGCCTGTCTGGTCACCGGACGGATCACAACTTGCTTTTCTCCGTTCGACAGACGGCAAGCGCCAGGTATGGATTATTCCAGCACGCGGGGGAGAAGCCCGACAACTTACGCACGTAGAGAACAATGTTCGTTCATTATCCTGGTCGCCGGATGGAGCCTACATATCGTTTGTAGCTAAAACTGCTGAGAACCAGTCAAGTTCTACATGCGATGTAGGTGAGCAGGAGACACATCTTGAGGGACGAGTGGTTAATCGAACAAAAGCTAAATCCGACGGCTATGGGCTGTGGGATGATACTCGTGATCACTTGTATGTAACTGATGTGACTTCAGGGCACACGGTTCAACTGACGTCCGGCGCTTATGATGTGGCGGAGCCCGTCTGGTCACCAAATGGCCAACTGATTTTATTTATCGCTAGAATAGCGGAGCATTCTAAAGAGGATACGGATTTACGCAAGCAAAATGATTTGTTTACGATAGCTCCTGCGTCTTCTAATGGCAATGCGGCAGCACCGTTTAAGTTGACTCATTCCGAACTTCAAATCGAGAGTGCTGCTTTCTCTCCCGATGGCACAATGATTGCCTTTTACGGTCATGATCGCCATGCCAAAGGCGCTACTCAGACTCGGCTGTATACGGTCCCCTCCAGTGGCGGGAAAGCAGTATGTGTTAGTGAGACGCTTGATGCTCACCTCGGTAATGCGGGTATGAGCGACATGCGTTCACATCTTCATGTAGGACCACCACGCTTCAGTGCGGACGGTCAATCCCTGTACACGCTGGTAACCATTGAAGGAAATGTGCACGTATATCAGTTTGCGCTTGATGGAACTTTTAAAATTTTAACCCAAGGAGAACGGGAAATTTATCAATTTGAGCTTACTTCAGATGAACAGCATATCATTGCCGCTTCCACTGACGTCGCTTTGCCAGGTGATTTGTTCCGAATTGCAATCCATTCAGGAAACGAAGAACGGCTGACACGAGTGAATGATTCTCTGCTTGATGAGATTGAGATCAGTGTGCCTGAGAGCTTCTGGACTGAGGTCGAGGATGGTCGACGCGTGCAGGGATGGGTGATGAAGCCAGCTGGTTTTAAGGAGGGAGGATCTTATCCTGCCATTTTGGAAATTCACGGCGGTCCCCATGCCATGTATTCCAATTCTTTTTTTCATGAGTTTCAGTTGCTGGCCGCTCAGGGGTATGCAGTCATCTATACGAATCCGGGAGGAAGCCGAGGGTACGGACAGTCTTTTACCAATGTTGTCCTTGGAGATTACGGCGGACGTGACTACACCGATCTACTGAGCGCCGTGGACGAGGCTATACGCCAATTTCCATTCATTGATCCGGAAAGACTGGGTGTCACAGGAGGCAGCTATGGTGGCTTTATGACAAACTGGATTGTCGGGCATACGGATCGTTTCCGAGCAGCTGTGACCCAGCGCTCCATATCTAATTGGCTGTCGATGTATGGGGTGAGTGATATCGGATACTCGTTTACTGAAGATGAAGTTGGCGGAAATCCATGGGATGATTTCGAACTTTTGTGGAGGCAGTCCCCACTGGCTTATGTGCAGCAAATCAATACACCGCTGCTCATATTGCATGGAGAGCAGGATCTACGTTGTCCTATTGAGCAGGGGGAGCAGCTGTTTACAGCATTACGTCGTTTGGGAAAACCTACTCAATTTGTCCGTTTCCCAGCTTCAAGTCACGAGCTTTCACGAAAAGGGCACCCACAGCTTCGCGTGGAACGACTGCAACGTATTACCGACTGGTTTGTCCAACACAAAATATAA